GTACGAGAAGTGGGCCTTCCTGCCGGCGGGGCGGCGCAAGGCGTACTACTCCGACCCGGTGGAGGACGCCCTCCTGTTTCGGTTCAGTTTTCCACTATCGCTATCGAAAGCAGTTGAAGGGCTTTAGGACGTGTGCTAGCGTTTTACTGTCGAATTCAGTTGGAGGTCTGTGGATGGCTTCTCAGCTTCGCGACCACCTGCTGTCCAACCACGAGGAATTCCGCCGGCTGGCCCAGGAACACACACAGTACGCACAACGGCTCGATTCGCTGATCCAGAAACGCTTCCTCTCCGAGGATGAGAAACTCGAGGAAGTGCGTCTGAAAAAGCTGAAACTGCGCCTCAAGGACCAGATGGAGGCGATCGAACAGGCGTTCCGCCGCGACCACCAGGTCGCGTAATCTTTTCGCGGTATTCACGGCCTCCCGCCGACGGCGGGAGGCTTTGTGTTTTTGGAGGGCGCACAATGGGCGCTGCCGCGTCGGGCCAACCCGATATAATCTGGATGTTTGCCCATGGTTCGTGACGGCATGTATTACGGGTCGGGCTTTGTTGCGGCCGCCATCGTCCTCGGCTGGCTGGCGGGAGCGTGGTTCTCCGTCCCGGGGCTGGTATTGGCCGGCTTCTTCCTGTGGTTTTTTCGCGACCCGGAGCGCGAGATCCCGGCCGTCGCGGGCGCGCTCGTATCCCCTGCCGATGGCAAGGTGACCGACGTCTCCACCGTCGACGTGGAGGGCGTGCCGCGCCGGCGCATTAGCATCTTCCTCAACGTGTTTGACGTGCACGTGAACCGGTCGCCGATCGCGGGCGTGATCCGCCACGTGGAGTACCGGAAGGGCACCTTCCACAACGCCATGGGCGCTGCGTCGTCGGAGATGAACGAGCAGAACATCGTGACCGTCGAGGGGGAAGGGCACACCATCGTCTTCAAGCAGATCGCAGGGTTGCTGGCGCGGCGCATCGTGTTCCACAAAAAGGTTGGTGACAGCGTGCAGCGCGGCGAGCGCGTGGGGATGATCAAGTTCGGGTCTCGCACCGACGTGGTCTTCCCGGCGGACGCGGAGGTCGCGGTGAAGATCGGGGACCACGTCGCGGGCGGCGCGACCATCCTGGCGACGCTGCCAGTCGCGCCGGAGGGCGAGTCTGCAACCGCTGGACGGCCGGGTGCGGCTGTCCGACACGGAGGCAGCCGGTGAACGAGCAGCAGCTTCAACTGCCGGGCACGCAGGAGCCCAAGCGGCGGCGCTTGCGCAAGGGCATGCACCTGCTGCCGTCGTTATTCACCGGCGGCAACATCTTCCTCGGCTACTACGCGCTGACCCAGGCAATGCAAGGGACCCCTGCCGACTACAGTCACTTCGATACGGCGGCGAAAGCGATCGGCGTGGCTGTGCTGCTCGACGGCCTGGACGGCCGCATCGCGCGCATGACCAACACCACCAGCGAGTTCGGCAAGGAGCTGGATTCGCTGGCCGACGCGGTCACCTTCGGGGTCGCACCGGCGGTGCTGGCGTGGCTCTGGGGATTCCGTTTCCTGCCGCCGATGGACGACGTCGAGCTGCGCTCGGGCCTGGTGCGGTTCGGGCTGGTCGCGACGTTTGTTTTTCTGACTGCGGGTGTGGCGCGGCTGGCGCGCTTCAATATCCAGCTCAACCCGCAACCATCGAATCCTGGCCGGCCAGGAAGGAAATATTTCGTCGGCATGCCGATCCCGGCGGGCGCGGGCATCATCGCGGCGGTCGTTCACCTGGTGCGAGGGGCGCCCATCGGCGCATCGTTGTGGGGGGCGTGGTGGCTGGCGGCGCTGTGGCTGTTGCTGATCGTCGCCATCTCGTTCCTGATGGTCAGCACCTGGCGCTTCTATAGTTTCAAGGACATCGACCTGCGCGCGCGGCGGCCGTTCCGCATGGTCATCTTCATCGCGCTGATCATCGCGTCTATCTACTTCTACTCGAACTACAGCCTGTTCTTCATCGCGCTGGCGTACATGCTGTCGGGCGTGCTGGCGCGGCTGTTCTACATCGTGCGGCGGCGCAGCTCCCCGCCACCGGCCTACAAAGAAGCGTCGGAGATGCGATGAGCCCGCGGGAAAGATCCGAAGACAGCATGAATGTGCCCGCGGGGTGGTTCCGGGTCGCGATCGTTGGGGCGGCCACGCTGAAGGGGAAGGAACTCAAGGACGTCCTCGGGGAGCGCAATTTCCCCGCCGCCGACACGTGCCTGCTCGACGATGACGAGTCGCTGGGGCAGCTCGACGCCGTGGGCGATGAGGTCACCTTCATCCAGAGCATCCTGCCGGAACATTTCGACAAGGTGGACTTCGCGTTCTTCGCGTCGGAGGGCGAGTTCACGCGGCGGAATTGGAAGCTGGCGAAGCAGGCAGGCGCGGCGATCGTGGACCTGTCATACGCGCTGGAGGACGAGCCCGGCAGCGTGGTGCGGGCGCCGTGGATCGAACACGAACTAGGGACGAGGCCGCAGCCGGAACTGGAATCGGCGACCACGGTGATCGCGCACCCGGCGGCGGTGGTGCTGGGATTGCTGCTGCTGCGCGCGCAGAAAATGGGCGCGATCCGCTCGGCCGCAACCACGGTATTCGAGCCGGCTTCCGAGCACGGGCGGCGGGGCATGGACGAGCTGCACGAGCAGACCGTGAACCTGCTCTCCTTCCAGCAGCTCCCGAAGAACGTCTTTGACTCCCAGGTTGCCTTCAACATCATCTCGCGCTACGGCGAGAAGTCGGCGTCGACGGTGGAAAGCGTGGAGCGCCGCGTGCTCGGGCACTACAAGAAGATCGTGGGCGGGCGCGCGCCGGTACCTTCCCTGATGCTGCTGCAGGCGCCCATCTTCCACGCGCACGGATTCTCGGTTTACATTGAGCTGGACAAGAGGGTGTCGCTGGGGGACTTCACGCAGGCGCTGGCCGGCGAGCATGTCACGATCACGCGGCTGGCGGAGGATTCGCCCAGCAATGTGAACGCGGCCGGACAGGACGACGTGCTCGTCACCCTCCGGCGGGACGTGCAGCACGAGAACGGGTTCTGGCTGTGGGCGACGGCGGATAACCTCCGGCTCGCGGCCCAGACGGCAGTGGATTGCGCCGCAGCGTTGGCAGCTTCGCGGCCCCAGGGGAAGGTGCAGTGAGGCGAGACTCCGTCCTGTTCCTCGCGCTGGTGCTGGCGCTGGCTGCCAGTTCGTGCGGCTACAAGGCCGCGGGCAAGGCTGCGCGCCTGCCGTCGGACCTGCACATCATCGCCATCCCCGGGTTCGTCAACCAGACGCAGAACTACCGCATCGAGCAGGTGCTGACCGGCGCCGTGGTGCGCGAGTTCGCCAGCCGGACCAACTACCGCGTGCTCAACCAGGAGAACAGCAGCGCCGACGCGGTGCTGCATGGCACTGTGGTCTCGACCGAGCTCGCGCCCGTGACCTACGACTCGCGCACCGGCCGCGCTTCGTCGGGGCTGGTGACGGTGAACATGCGCGTGTCGCTGGTGGACC
This genomic stretch from Terriglobia bacterium harbors:
- a CDS encoding phosphatidylserine decarboxylase, which translates into the protein MVRDGMYYGSGFVAAAIVLGWLAGAWFSVPGLVLAGFFLWFFRDPEREIPAVAGALVSPADGKVTDVSTVDVEGVPRRRISIFLNVFDVHVNRSPIAGVIRHVEYRKGTFHNAMGAASSEMNEQNIVTVEGEGHTIVFKQIAGLLARRIVFHKKVGDSVQRGERVGMIKFGSRTDVVFPADAEVAVKIGDHVAGGATILATLPVAPEGESATAGRPGAAVRHGGSR
- a CDS encoding segregation protein B: MNVPAGWFRVAIVGAATLKGKELKDVLGERNFPAADTCLLDDDESLGQLDAVGDEVTFIQSILPEHFDKVDFAFFASEGEFTRRNWKLAKQAGAAIVDLSYALEDEPGSVVRAPWIEHELGTRPQPELESATTVIAHPAAVVLGLLLLRAQKMGAIRSAATTVFEPASEHGRRGMDELHEQTVNLLSFQQLPKNVFDSQVAFNIISRYGEKSASTVESVERRVLGHYKKIVGGRAPVPSLMLLQAPIFHAHGFSVYIELDKRVSLGDFTQALAGEHVTITRLAEDSPSNVNAAGQDDVLVTLRRDVQHENGFWLWATADNLRLAAQTAVDCAAALAASRPQGKVQ
- a CDS encoding phosphatidylcholine/phosphatidylserine synthase, encoding MHLLPSLFTGGNIFLGYYALTQAMQGTPADYSHFDTAAKAIGVAVLLDGLDGRIARMTNTTSEFGKELDSLADAVTFGVAPAVLAWLWGFRFLPPMDDVELRSGLVRFGLVATFVFLTAGVARLARFNIQLNPQPSNPGRPGRKYFVGMPIPAGAGIIAAVVHLVRGAPIGASLWGAWWLAALWLLLIVAISFLMVSTWRFYSFKDIDLRARRPFRMVIFIALIIASIYFYSNYSLFFIALAYMLSGVLARLFYIVRRRSSPPPAYKEASEMR
- a CDS encoding DUF465 domain-containing protein — translated: MASQLRDHLLSNHEEFRRLAQEHTQYAQRLDSLIQKRFLSEDEKLEEVRLKKLKLRLKDQMEAIEQAFRRDHQVA